Genomic window (Musa acuminata AAA Group cultivar baxijiao chromosome BXJ1-9, Cavendish_Baxijiao_AAA, whole genome shotgun sequence):
GCGCGGGAGGGGGCGATTCAGAGGGATCCCAAGGAGCGGCAGAGGGCGGATGAGATGCTTATGGCGGTGCTCCTTCGTCTGGATAATGTGCGTTGGGCGAGGGATTACCGGAAGAAGGTGATCCGGCGGGTTATCTCGTTGCAGGACTTGGTGGATTCGATCGCCGCTCGAACCCTAGAAGAGCCGGAGATGGTCCATGCGTTCGATCTTCTAGATACGAGGgagatgatggagaagatgatCGCAGAGAACGAGAGATTGGAGCGCTTGGTGGTCGCACTACGCGAGAGCAGTACCCAGCATTGCGAGCTGATGACAGGTCTGGTGGATAGAGTTGAACACTTGGAACAGCAGACGCAGAGGATGGAGATGGAGGAAAGCCATGCCAATTCCGCTCCTTCCGAGATGCCAGAAGAAAGGTGCACATTTGTCCTCTCCTCTTGCTCTTCTCATCTTCTTCAACCGCACTTCAATCATAGTTTGGCATCAATCTTACTCTCAAGCTTGTCAATGCTTGCATACGATTACCAACAATTTCCTTTTAGTCAATTgcacataaaaaaaaattcatgcttGCATTTGAAAGCAAAAAGGCAATCTGATAGAACGaaaattatattaacaagatGAGTGATAGATTACCTGTAGATGTGATAGATTGTCAATATCTGAAGTAACCAGTGAGAGTTATGCAAACTAAAAGGATCTATAAACTACTTCCTGATTGCAATACTGAGTTGCTGACCAAACAAAATAGGTTGTGCTGTTGAATGATGCTAATCTTTCCTAATATCTGTAACCCTGTAATTCTAGTACAAAACCCTCTCCATCAGCTTTCAAAAGGCTTGCCAATTATTCAAGGACACAAGTATGGGCATTTAAATTTTCTGAAAGTGAAATGGAATGCTAGGAAGTGTCCTATGATTGGACTTAGAACAATAGGCAAAAGAGAATCTCATCAATACCTTCCCAGCCAAAAAACATCAAGCAGATGTTTTAATCAGTCATCAAACATAAAGATGCAAACCAGATGCTTCCTAGTAAATTTATGGCTTTTGGATAGCTTTCAACCAATGACAAGATTATAACTAGAGATGATTTAATGAAAAGGAATTAGTCTGTACATCCAATTCATTCCTTCGCTGTATCATGGCCGAGGTAGCATGGATTCAATATAGGTTTTTCTTTGTTTCTAATCTTGATTGCAGGTCAGGTTCTACAAAATCATGGTTCATATCTAAAATTAGCTAAACAAATTCCTTCGGTTTTTCTTGTCTTTATCTCTGTGGACTATCTCCACTGTTAGAAACTCAATTATTTGCTTGAACAAGAATGTCAGTTTCTATAACTTTATGGTTTTCTGTGGCAGACAATAAGTAAGAAGAAATCAAAGCTAAACGACCATTCTTTCAGGAGCTAACACAGAAGATTGATTGCTGTTGGATGAGTCTGCTGATGAAGATGATGCTAACAATTTTAGGGAATCAGATAGGCTGACACTTTTGTTTGCTTTTGTCTTTCGCAATCTTTTCTATATTATCTTCCAGTGTTTTAGATATTATGACTTAATGTGATAACTGAACACTATCACCAGCATTGCTGGTCAACTTCCAGTTTCTGTTTCAATATATCAACAGCATTTACAGTTTGGAATTGTAAATACAGtcaaataaatattagaaagaagtagaATCGTTTTCAAATTGTTAGCAATTCTAAGAGATGAATCAAGAGTATCTATACATAGATATCAAGTTTCCAAAACTAAAAGTTTATGCTGTTGTGAATCTATTATTATTCAGCAGGAGATGAAGACATAATTTGGACACTGAGATGTGGTTGATTAAAAAATAGAGACAGCCATCAAGAGCTTATATGATTGATGTGTGCCACATGAATTAGAAAGAAAATTATATATGTCAATTTTATAACTATACTTTGTAGATAAGTATATTAGGAAATTAATAAATAACATGATGAAAACAACATCGAGGATGTCGAGAAAAGATAGAATACGAAATGTGTGATGTTATGAAAATTTCTATATGAGACTTCAAGTATCGCAGTTAGGTGAATTAAGTTGAATAAGATTAGTTGCATGAAGAGAGGCAACTGGAGAAATAATAACATTCattaaaaaatccaaaaaaacacTCAAAGCATATCACACAGAGTGACTAGataatcaatataaaaaattaaatgaaaaacCAAATGGAAGCATTTGTTTCGCATAATGACAGAGGGGAGACGATAGGATGGTAAAAAAAAACCAGATTTCCTATGTAAAATGTTGAACAGACATTTAGTTTTATTCGACCAGGAGAACTGACTAGAATATTAAATAGTGATTCTCGGTCACTCCATCATAGTTTAGAAGTAAAATCTTGGGAGAATGCCAAAGTATGATATCCTTTCTACTTGACCATCATCCAAAATGATATTTGTCAGTAAAATCAAAGTACCTTGTGCAAATAATTGTTATCTCCAAGGATCTACAGCTCCTGTTGTGAAAAATAAGGATCATATTCTGCAGGCAAAACACAGAAATATTTAAAGAAATAATCAGCATCTAAAGATAGTACCATTTTTGTAACGTCCTACCTCTTAAGATACTTCGAACATCACCCCTTAAGGAGAAGCCCATACATGGTGATGGAGACCAAAATATTTGAAGCGGGAATAGGAGATACAATGGATTGGTTGATCACCTCATCTTTGGAAGCCACTCTGGTGATGGGTTGGATCTTTCTGGAGTTGGATAAGATTTGTTTGTGGCAGAGGAAAATCCTTGCTTTGAAGTAAATTTCAGGATGTGTCTAAATCTATCTCCCGATTGATACGCACTCCGTAGAACCCAGAAACAGAAGAAACATAATCACCCTGGACAAAATTTTTCATGCAAATGCATTTCCAGTGCAACTTGTGAGGTTCACTTCTGGTTTTGCATATTTAAAGCAATTGGGAAACTGATTTGCTCCATGCACAATGACCTCACAACAAACTCATCCATGGACCATCATAAGAAACAAATCCTCGTGCATGCATTGCTCGAAGCAATCGTGTAACAGGCTCTAGATTTGGTGCAGTAGAAAGAGATGCCATAAGCTCTGTTAGTACTGTTTGAAATTTGACATGAGAATCAGTTTTAATCCAATCAATGTGCTTAACAGCCATCTCAACTAAACCAGCATCCATTAAGCCTTTCAGTAGAATGACATGAGAATCTGAACTTGCCACTTCAGAAGGAGAACTTTGCATGAGACCAGAAGCCACCATATACTTACctgtataatgcatgaaattaTAACTATCAGGAAAACTGATGCACAGAACTTCATAGCTTTAGAAATATCTTGGCTCACATTGATGCCTTCTGAAGATATGGGTACTATCTCTTGAATTTATTCGTATGATCTTTGCATAAATCATCAAGCTCAAATCCTATTTTTGAAGTGTAGCAGTTATCAACTCATAACTCTTAAAATGTACGTTTTAGCAACATTACATGTTGACACGTAAGTTTATCATTCTTCCAGGCATTATTTCAATTCAAGTAAGATGGCTAATCTAATGTATAATACTTATCAGGATTTTAGAATTCTATCACAATAACAAAAAATTATTGATTCATCTTGGGGAATGCAACAAAAAAAAGGTCTTGGAAATCATAATTCTTGAGGTTAATCTACAGAACTAGGTGTTGAACTTTAGGGTAAATTTCTTGGTTCTTTGGACTTCAGTTTTTACCAATTAACTCTCTAAACTTAAATTAAGATTTCATTCAGCTTCTGCATCAGCTTCCATCAATAAAACTAGAGAGAAAGCTGATACAACTGCACAGCAGGACTTCACTTGCCAACATGGTATAAATGTTAACAACCAATGTTGTCTGACGTGCCTGCATTATTTGGCAAATCAAGAAAATGAAATTTGATATCACTTGAACTTTGTTTATTGAAGTATAATGAGTCAATATGCATAAATTGAAGTCATAAATTGAGGCTCAAATAACCTATTCCAAGGTCCAAGTACAGGTGATGTAACTTATCCTAGTCCTAAAGTAAAAATCaatcagcaaaaagaaaaaagacaggttcagttcaagaaaaaaattattatgcattAATAACTAAATCACGAGCATGGAAACATTATAATTTGAATAAATGAAGAACGATCTTAGTGAaaaaaatataccatccttacaaAGGAAAAGGACTAACAGACTCAATATAGAGCTACCAAGTGTTATATCCTGATCCATGGATTTTTTGAAGATCTGAATCGCCTCTTCAATCTTTTCTTCTCGATAGAGCACTTTGACAAGGGATGTGTATGTAACACAATCTGGGATCACGCCTTTATCCAACATATGACAATAAAGTTGCCGGGCCTCTTCAGCTTCACCTTCTTCAGAGAACTTCCGTATAAGAATGTTGTATGTGTGCAAATCAGCACTGCAACCATTTGCAAACATCTCATCCCAAAGCTTTTTAGCTGGTCGCAAGAGATCCTCTCTGCAACAAGCTTCCATCAAACAGTTATAAGAGTAAATATTGGGACCAAAACCCTTCTTTTTCATCTCCCTAAGCACCTCGTAGGCTTCCCTTACTCTTCCTGCCTTGCACAAGAATGAAACCATTACATTGTATTGCTCCACTCCATTAAAATAACCTTTATCCATAAGGACCCTGTAGACATCCCACATAACATTACTTTTCTCATTTCTACAAAGATTCCTACTCAACTTGCTCAGCATTGAAAGGCTAGGAAATCGGTCCTTTCCAATCATGTAGTTGAAGAATAATATTGCAGAGTCAGGTTCAACAGCTGAAACTGATCCAATCAAAGCATCAAGCACATCATCATCAATTGGAAACTGTCCATCCACAATTGCTTCACCCAATTCCTTAGCTTCTTGAATCCTTTTATCTGATATTGATGAAAGGATGAATTCTCTATAATCTTTCGCTCTTGGTGCCACACCAAACTTCCTTTTCTGCTTCAAAATCCTTCCTGCTTCTTCCACCTTACCGGCCAACTTATAGCCTTCAGAAACTAACCTGTATGCAATAAAATCAGGTTTACAGCATCTATTTCGAAGCTGCTCCAATGCACACCAAGCATCCTCAATCCTCCTAGCTCGACAAAGCCTATTTACGACTAAAGCAGCAATAACCGAGCCATTAAATTGACAATCCAGATTTTTAATTCTATCAAGTACACCCAAAACTCCATCCAGTCCTTCCAAGTCGCAAACTTTACCTATAAAAACACCAAACCcgacatcattaagcatgatacctCTCGTAAGCATCCTGTCGAACACCTTTCTTGCGACATCAAGAAATCCGTCGGAGGACAGTACAGCAAGAAGGGAGTTGTGCAGTGAGGAAGGAAACTCCTCGACACCATTCTCGGTTGCTGGGTCGATCAGCTGGGCGGCTTCAATTGACTTGCCTGAGAGCAAAAGGGAAGATATGGCGAGCtgataagaagaaaaaagaagcgaAACTCGGTGGTGTTTAGCCGTCTTGAGGAGAGATTGAATTAAGTGGGGATGGCGGGAGAGGGAGAGCGACTTGAGAAGGGAGTGGTAGGTCTCAGGAGTGTGGGAAAAGTTGGGCTGCTGCGCGGCCCAGTGGAAGAGGCCGGCGGCAAGGTCatggtggtggaggaggtgggGGTCGATGACGGCAGCGACGAGGGAAGCGGTAAGGGACGCAGCCGGGAGTCCGCGGCGGAGGACTTGCTCAACGGCGGGGCTCCACGAGTGGGAGGGCTTGGAGGCGGAGAGGAAAGCGCGGCCGAGGCGCCTGGCGACCTCAGCCATAGAAGGCGGATGCGGAGGGGGCATGCTCGGTCGCCGGCGGAGAAGTCGTTGCGGGGCATTTCGTAGGCCATCGCCCACTGTTGACAAAGAACTGTGCTTTGCGACGGTCCTTCTCAGCCTAAAAGACGAAGCCCATTTGAGTCATAAAAGCCCAAGTAATACCCATCCGAACTGAATCGGACATCGATCCAATCAAATCTAAAATTATACTatgatttattatatataatattaaattagttAAGAAAATAATTGATATTTAACATAACTATTTAGATTTTGAGAGTAGgagacaataaaaatattttttagagtaAATAAATATCCAGATAATTTAATCGACGTTCAAATGTTCTAAACGTTGCGATTGGAGAATGGTTCGATTCTCGATTTAAATTACGAAGCTTAAGAAATAAAAGCTCATAATATATTTCAATACAAAGAGGAACTTACTGTGATTGGGCGTACCGTTCACTTGCTAAATCTTGGCCGTCAGTTTCTGGGATAAGATGCGTAATCTATTCCTTGCTCAAATCTAGCGTGAACGCGAAGCAGATCTTTTGTAGATATTGTTGGAAATCCGATTCCGATTCTTTCGCTTGATTTGGGGTCCGGAAATTTGAACACGTGGGTGGATGTAGACACGTGATATATGTGGCTGACGGCCCCACGTGTCTATAAAGCCATGGATATTCCTGTGTTTTGGGCCCTCGGGTTCTTCTTGGGCCGGCCCAAATTCTCTTTCGCCTGAGCTGGTGAGGTTTAGGGATTACTCCCTAAGCCACTTCTCGGAAACAGAGATGGAATAATCTCTTTCCTTCCCTCGATCCTAGGCTTTACTGTCGATCTCGTCGAGGTCCCGCGTCTTCTTCCTCCCTTCCCCTCCGATTTGATCTCCAGTTTCACGTTCCTGTCGAAGAATTCTCTTCAATCGTCCAGCTATGCGATGCTTTCTTTAAGGTAGTGCCCTCTTGCTTCTCCTTGCATCAGCTTTTCCTGATATGATCCGGAGGTAGCACGCTCAAGCTTGTGTTTTTGGATGATTGGGCGCCATGGTTTAGGGGTTTCTGGAGCAGGCACAGGAGGAGGATTCTGATTTCGCTTGGTGTGTTGGGGAGCGGATATCTCGTCTACAAACTCTATGAGAGTCACAGCAGGAGATTGTCCGAATTGGAGCGGCAGCTCGACGGCGCTCGACGAGTCGATGAACTCATCAAGAACCAGTAATCCTTTCCTCCTTTTTGCCgtcgttttcctttttcttgttttgtGCTGCTGCTTAttgtggttggttggttggtgggCAGATTGCAGGCTCATTTCGAGAACATCCAGAGGATTTCCGACACCACCACTCTTCCGTACGCGATGCACTACCTGCGGTCCAGGATATCGGAGGATTTGGACCTCTCGCATCTGACGGAGAAGCTAATGCAGGGGAAGGGGCAATCGAGCGCGCTCTCCGGCAAGGAGAAACTTGAGCTGTGGGACAGACTTAAAATTCTGAGTATGCCCAATGCAATGTGCATTCTTTCTTCTTTATTTGTCTCCGTTTCTTTTCCCAGTTGCCGTCCAAACGTGTAAATTCACTTGTCTTGTTAGACATATGTTGTCATTGCTGCTGATTTAAGGAAGTTGAGAACTTTCTTCATTAAGAGGGATTGTTTTTTAGCCAATTAATTCTTCTGTAAATGTTTTTCTTCCAGGCTTCACAAGGACGGCAGCTTCCTTGTGGTCGATGACGGTGCTTTGCTTATACGTGAGAGTTCAAGTTAACATTTTAGGGAGACAACTCTATCTAGAGATTGCCCGTGGTTCTGAGAATTCTCTATCTCTGGTAAGTATCTTTTTCATTCGTGTGAAAGTGTAAAAGGCTTGTTTCAGCGTATGCATGAGCAGATGCGCCAAATACGGTAGATTGTGCCTTTTCTGATGGACTATAATAAGATCAAACTTATTTGTGCTTTCTAATCGTTGAAGTATCTGTGCTACTCCTGTTGAAGTAACGCAATACTGTATGACTTATTGTACATCTTCTATAGATTTTTCCCATGCAACCATATGAATATTCTTATGTCCCTTTGCATGATATATTCCTCCCAGTAGCCTCTATGATCTTGGATGGATCTTATGATATTAATTGTTTTCTTAGAAGGTGcaccttttttatttgatttgtgtATTTAGTATGTTTGTTGGTGTATTCGTTGGGATGCTCCAAAATGATGGATGAACTGGCACAAATGGATATATTGCCTGTTTGAACTGCCACCTAAGTGGAGATGATTTGTTTATGAGACCTAGGTCGATTACTTTATGATGTAgacgatattatttttttgtGCCAAATTCAAGTGGTTCTACTaccataaattaattttaaatattttttttagcttCTCAATAATTTATTTTCGGTGTTGTCCTTGCTTTCTTAGATTTTTGGCATTATTGCATTTTTTATCCGCTTCTGTTCTTATGGTAGTCAACTATCAGACAAAGCTTCAACAATATCCAGGCATCTGTAACTTGCCAATAAACAATTGGATTTCTCTGAACAACTTTTGCATAGGAACTTCACACACTCAAATCCTTACTAAATTTTGGTCTCTAAATAAGCAAAATTTATGTGAGACTTTCATTTTTTAGTAAATTTTTAGTCCATGAAATCCCACCTAAAGGAGCATCTAGACGTCCCTAAACTCAGCTCCTATTGTGGTTTTCCTTAACAGAATTATATCTTGCATAAATCTTGGTGAAGGTAAAAGAAAGAATCAAATTGTTGCTATAATTGCCATGAAAAGGGATGGAattcatatatattattaaaattatttgaaaatacAACTTATGGTCAGATTTGACCTGACTAAGAATTAACAATGACCTTACTGTTAAGATTAAAGTAAACTACGTCACTATGGATTGCATCAACTTTACCATTAGAACTGCACATATTAATTGCTCAGTATGACATAAATAGTTGCTAAAAGCTaggaataaattatttttaaattaacatTAAAGCTTATTCTTTATCAAGTTATATAAACCTTTGTAATGCATTTAATATTTTGGTTGTTTATTACCATCCTCAACCATTGCATCTTAAACTTAGACATGTAACACAAACCTCATTTGTATATTTCAAATCAAAGTTGGGTTATATTACTTGTGGATTGTCCAACATTAGTTAAAGGAAAACTTACAGAAATTGTGCACTGAGACAGAATTCAACTTTGGCTTATCTAGAGGGCATGCGTTTCCTTTTTTCTGTTGGTCGGTAAAGATATTATAACATAGCATacacataatttatagttttcgtTTTTTGGCAGGACGAGATTGATTCATTTAGTAGGCATGGCCAACAAGATTTTCTAGCTACTGCAGATTACCTTGCTACCTATGGAATCAATTCACTAATCATGAACATGCAGAATGCTGCTATGGAAGTTCTAAAAGAGTAAGGACTTAATGAAGCTTGATTCTTATTTACCATGTTTGAAATGATTGTTAAAGTTTTATGTTCATACTCATTCAATCAATTTAAGCATTTGATTATAACATTAATGGATCCATGTACTTGTATTCATACGCAACTGTTGTCTTCGAGATTGAGAGGCACTTTAAGATAACACCCAATTTCTATATACAAAAATGTTATGACAGGCATCTTGAGAAACAAATTATATATGATTTTGTTACTAACATCTCTGATCTTTTTATTTCATCGTGCAACCATGACCAGCAAGCAGCTTAAGGAGCCTTTTAGCATGCTCCAACTGCGTGAAACAATGATCCAAATTTTGGAGATGTTCATGAATACTTCTGAATCTAATTACTGGATACATTATCTGGTGCCTGATAATGTTAATGACTACAAGCAACAGATGGCCATGTCTGCCaaaggatttgatgattcctctaTTTTAATGGATGCAACCAAACTTGAGCAGCTATTGTTTGAGACTCATGCTGTGCTTTCCAGGTATGCAAATAAATCCTAGTTTTAACGAATAATTCATGCACATATTTATTGGTACATTGAAGGCTATCAGTGGACCTATAGTAGAGTTTGCATCCCATGATTGACACTAGTACTAAAAAGAACTCGTTCTTGGTGAATTTTTGAAAGACCTCTTGTTCCAAGAAGAATTACCATATTTGAGTTGTCCTATTTTATATTAGATTAGGAGTGCATTGAGAATTTCCTTTCCTTAATTTCTGAATTTTAGATTTATGTTTAGGCTATGTTTGGAGGTTCATTTTGTTCATTTTCAGTAGTTATGCATATGcatatttttcaaaatattttgagGTGAGACATGAGGCGACAGTAATGTGGTTGGATTTGGGTGGGAGGTATATGAGAATGCTTGAATCACATAGCAAGAACGACGAGCTATAACAAAAATTACTGGTTCAATTTTAGGGTATGCACATTAAGGTGGGCAATGTCCATACACACTTCCAACAAACAACACTACTTCAGTGATATTGTAGTGCAGAATAATCATGGGCAATTTGTATAAGTTTATATAAATTAGTCACAGTAGTAACTCTAAATCCTGCAACATATTATTCTTGTGTAGCTTcatatttttctaatatatatttatcgGCATCTAGCAAACAGGATGATGTTGTTCTGAATTGAAGTAACTTATATTTCTGAGAGTCTGAACTCTTCATGAATTTAGATATAGGATGTGGTTGATCCCTACCAAGCCAACATTTCGCTTACATAGATCCTTTCTAGCCATTTCATTCCAACTGAGTTTTCCTCCTCTTCGTTGTGACGCTGTATTTAAATTGATTTGTCTCTTGCTGATGGTTTAAATTATTCTTTATCCTGAAAAACTATCAAATCCTCCTTATATGACCTCAACACTTCTCATCCCCAACTAGTGCTAGTAAAATGCCATCAATCCTTGTTCTATTTGTCCATTACTGCTAGTAACTGTTGTTACCTCTGTGCGTGTGCACGTGCACGCATGCACACACAGATTATCATCAGTTTGTCTCTAACCCCAAAGGCCCCATTGATAGAGTGTCTCACAGTAGGATTGCATCATTCAGGCAAGTAAAGTTCAGATTTGCTCTTGTTAATTATAAGCTTACTTGAATAAAAATACCTACCATCAGAATATTGATACAGAATTTGCTATCACCCCTAAAAGCTACAAGCATGTTGTCAGCAAACATAAGGTAAGACACCTCAATTTCTTTAACCATTTAGAAGATCCTGGACCCGGTAGACAAAGGGTGTTGATTTCAACCATTTAAAAGATCTACCATTAAGCAAGCAAGCAAAATAGGGAGAAGAAATACAGGCATGGATCCAATTAATGCAATGATTGGGGAAGTTCATTTTGTCTAGAGTTTCAGTCTAGGCAACTATCATAAGGACTGTTAATGTTTCATACAATGAGACCATCTTGTTTGATTGATTGTACAAGTGTAAAGGTTTGTTTTTATAACCGTGTGTTTCCACATTCATCTCACATCTTATTTCTTAAAAGTGCATAGAATCCAAAACTTAGTCATGCTGGTGATTTGTCACTGAAACACTTTTAACATTAGGAGTATTGTAAGGTTCTGTGCTCTGCCAGCTTTCATTTTTTCAAGGAATATTTTACATGTTCTCCAAATATGGAAGATGCATCCCTTTACTGGTCCCAATCAGCA
Coding sequences:
- the LOC135593973 gene encoding uncharacterized protein LOC135593973, whose product is MEFPFGTNPRGFPFGHGHQDLPPRSRTATEKHNVVRIPITGHDEEEAGKMKQQRQKKPATARPSNLLRAAAAVMIQRLCRGFLARKSVRVLSRISAEVGEVERTIRAREGAIQRDPKERQRADEMLMAVLLRLDNVRWARDYRKKVIRRVISLQDLVDSIAARTLEEPEMVHAFDLLDTREMMEKMIAENERLERLVVALRESSTQHCELMTGLVDRVEHLEQQTQRMEMEESHANSAPSEMPEERQ
- the LOC135581050 gene encoding pentatricopeptide repeat-containing protein At5g14080-like; the encoded protein is MPPPHPPSMAEVARRLGRAFLSASKPSHSWSPAVEQVLRRGLPAASLTASLVAAVIDPHLLHHHDLAAGLFHWAAQQPNFSHTPETYHSLLKSLSLSRHPHLIQSLLKTAKHHRVSLLFSSYQLAISSLLLSGKSIEAAQLIDPATENGVEEFPSSLHNSLLAVLSSDGFLDVARKVFDRMLTRGIMLNDVGFGVFIGKVCDLEGLDGVLGVLDRIKNLDCQFNGSVIAALVVNRLCRARRIEDAWCALEQLRNRCCKPDFIAYRLVSEGYKLAGKVEEAGRILKQKRKFGVAPRAKDYREFILSSISDKRIQEAKELGEAIVDGQFPIDDDVLDALIGSVSAVEPDSAILFFNYMIGKDRFPSLSMLSKLSRNLCRNEKSNVMWDVYRVLMDKGYFNGVEQYNVMVSFLCKAGRVREAYEVLREMKKKGFGPNIYSYNCLMEACCREDLLRPAKKLWDEMFANGCSADLHTYNILIRKFSEEGEAEEARQLYCHMLDKGVIPDCVTYTSLVKVLYREEKIEEAIQIFKKSMDQDITLGSSILSLLVLFLCKDGKYMVASGLMQSSPSEVASSDSHVILLKGLMDAGLVEMAVKHIDWIKTDSHVKFQTVLTELMASLSTAPNLEPVTRLLRAMHARGFVSYDGPWMSLL
- the LOC103999352 gene encoding peroxisome biogenesis protein 3-1, which codes for MLSLRGFWSRHRRRILISLGVLGSGYLVYKLYESHSRRLSELERQLDGARRVDELIKNQLQAHFENIQRISDTTTLPYAMHYLRSRISEDLDLSHLTEKLMQGKGQSSALSGKEKLELWDRLKILSFTRTAASLWSMTVLCLYVRVQVNILGRQLYLEIARGSENSLSLDEIDSFSRHGQQDFLATADYLATYGINSLIMNMQNAAMEVLKDKQLKEPFSMLQLRETMIQILEMFMNTSESNYWIHYLVPDNVNDYKQQMAMSAKGFDDSSILMDATKLEQLLFETHAVLSSPDFGNVLEISLKKVVNILIEDIGIHVGGTSSIGIPLVKLLPQITRLSLPLLDEPSSNKFVQAIRSLSEVELFYTLLYANMPSAS